In Pseudomonas fluorescens, a genomic segment contains:
- a CDS encoding tartrate dehydrogenase — translation MSKAQYKIAVIPGDGIGKEVMPEGVRVLDAVATKHDLELQWDWFDFASADYYLAHGKMMPDDWFDILKDYDAIYFGAVGWPDVVPDHISLWDSLLQFRREFDQYVNLRPCRLMPGVKAPLANRAPGDIDFWVVRENTEGEYSSVGGKMFPGTDREIVLQETVMTRVGVDRILKFAYDLALSRPKKHLTSATKSNGIAITMPYWDERVVEMGKKFPEVKVDKYHIDILTANFVLHPDWFDVVVASNLFGDILSDLGPACTGTIGIAPSANINPERNFPSLFEPVHGSAPDIAGKGIANPIGQIWCGAMMLEHLGHPQAGAAVLAAIETVLAMGPDNAPLTADIGGKGNTEALGKAIAAAV, via the coding sequence ATGAGCAAAGCCCAGTACAAAATCGCGGTGATCCCCGGCGACGGCATCGGCAAGGAAGTCATGCCCGAAGGCGTGCGCGTACTCGACGCCGTGGCGACCAAACACGACCTGGAACTGCAATGGGACTGGTTCGATTTCGCCAGCGCCGATTACTACCTGGCCCACGGCAAAATGATGCCCGACGACTGGTTCGACATTCTCAAAGACTACGACGCGATCTATTTCGGTGCGGTGGGCTGGCCAGACGTCGTGCCTGATCACATTTCCCTGTGGGATTCGCTGCTGCAGTTCCGTCGTGAGTTCGACCAATACGTCAACCTGCGCCCGTGCCGCCTGATGCCGGGGGTAAAGGCGCCGCTGGCCAATCGCGCGCCCGGCGACATCGACTTCTGGGTCGTACGGGAAAACACCGAAGGCGAATACTCCAGCGTCGGCGGCAAGATGTTTCCCGGCACCGACCGGGAAATCGTCTTACAGGAGACCGTCATGACCCGCGTCGGCGTCGACCGCATTCTCAAGTTCGCCTACGACCTGGCTCTGAGCCGCCCGAAGAAACACCTCACCTCCGCCACCAAGTCCAACGGCATCGCGATCACCATGCCGTACTGGGATGAGCGCGTCGTCGAGATGGGCAAGAAATTTCCTGAGGTAAAGGTCGACAAGTACCACATCGACATCCTCACCGCGAACTTCGTCCTGCATCCGGACTGGTTCGATGTGGTGGTCGCCAGCAATCTGTTCGGTGACATCCTTTCCGATCTCGGCCCCGCCTGCACAGGCACCATCGGTATCGCGCCGTCAGCCAACATCAACCCGGAGCGTAACTTCCCGAGCCTGTTCGAGCCGGTGCACGGCTCGGCGCCGGACATCGCCGGCAAAGGCATCGCCAACCCGATCGGACAGATCTGGTGTGGCGCGATGATGCTCGAACATCTGGGCCACCCGCAGGCGGGCGCAGCGGTGCTGGCTGCCATCGAAACCGTACTGGCGATGGGGCCGGATAATGCACCATTGACGGCCGATATTGGCGGCAAGGGCAACACCGAAGCCTTGGGCAAGGCCATCGCCGCTGCGGTCTGA
- a CDS encoding HAD-IA family hydrolase has protein sequence MSFKQFKALTFDVVGTLIDFEAGILAHVREVAGEAGKARSDDDILKAYREARASTDSGWWPDDLERCYHVIASKLGLPDNDDYAKGLAQAVKNFPAFPDSVEALKRLRKHFKLVATTNSQIWALNYMAETLDQPFDVRVTVDDVRFEKPDPQFFAYTRGVLATQGILFENILHVAQSQYHDIGVAMRLGYQTCWIERRFAQKGTGGTLESERTEPHYHFTSLAQLADAVEKELG, from the coding sequence ATGTCTTTCAAGCAGTTCAAAGCCCTGACGTTCGACGTTGTCGGTACCCTGATCGATTTCGAAGCCGGAATCCTGGCCCATGTACGCGAAGTCGCGGGTGAAGCGGGCAAGGCCCGCAGCGACGACGACATCCTCAAAGCTTATCGCGAGGCCCGTGCCTCGACTGATTCGGGCTGGTGGCCGGATGACCTGGAGCGTTGCTACCACGTCATCGCGTCCAAGTTGGGGCTGCCGGACAACGACGACTATGCCAAGGGCCTGGCGCAGGCGGTGAAGAACTTCCCGGCCTTCCCTGATTCTGTCGAAGCGCTCAAGCGCCTGCGCAAGCACTTCAAGCTGGTGGCCACCACCAACTCGCAGATCTGGGCGCTGAACTACATGGCCGAAACCCTCGACCAGCCGTTCGACGTACGGGTCACCGTCGACGATGTGCGCTTCGAGAAACCCGATCCGCAGTTCTTTGCCTACACCCGTGGTGTGCTGGCGACCCAGGGCATTCTGTTCGAGAACATCCTGCACGTTGCCCAGAGTCAGTACCACGACATCGGCGTGGCCATGCGCCTGGGTTATCAGACCTGCTGGATCGAGCGTCGTTTTGCCCAGAAAGGCACCGGCGGCACCCTCGAATCGGAACGCACCGAGCCGCATTACCACTTCACTTCGCTGGCGCAATTGGCCGACGCGGTCGAGAAAGAGCTGGGTTGA
- a CDS encoding aldehyde dehydrogenase family protein: MKNTLKFYIDGRWVEPHSFDRLPVINPATEQAFCEIAMGDLNDVESAVMAARRAFPGFSRTSPAQRKQLLQRILDVFMARYDEIADAIVQEVGAPKALSHAWQAGIGKRHLEQLLRTLDTFEFQKSRGTTLITHEPVGVVALITPWNWPINQIVCKVAPALAAGCTMVLKPSEIAPINALLFAEVMHEAGVPAGVFNLINGDGPTVGAALSAHPHVDMVSFTGSTRAGTEIARLAAPTVKRVHQELGGKSANILLDDVDLQAAVTNGVDSCFGNSGQSCNAPTRMLVPVALHDQAVDIARRAAQKHIVGAPDKDATTMGPVISQRQYDSIQRMLAIGIDEGAQLVCGGPGRPDHLPQGYYVQPTIFAQVTQDMTIAREEIFGPVLVIQAYEDEAHAVRMANDSVFGLAAYVQSTDQARARDVALQMRAGSVYINYPSWDSGAPFGGYKQSGNGREYAEWGLEAFLEVKGIVGWGA, encoded by the coding sequence ATGAAAAACACCTTGAAGTTTTACATCGATGGCCGCTGGGTAGAGCCTCACAGCTTCGATCGCCTGCCCGTGATCAACCCTGCCACCGAGCAGGCATTCTGCGAAATCGCCATGGGAGACCTGAACGATGTCGAGTCTGCCGTCATGGCCGCCCGGCGCGCTTTTCCAGGGTTCTCGCGCACGTCACCCGCGCAGCGCAAACAACTGCTGCAACGGATTCTGGATGTCTTCATGGCGCGCTACGATGAAATCGCTGACGCCATCGTCCAGGAAGTCGGTGCCCCGAAAGCCTTGTCCCACGCCTGGCAAGCCGGGATCGGCAAACGTCACCTGGAGCAACTGCTGCGCACCCTCGACACGTTCGAGTTCCAGAAATCCCGTGGCACCACATTGATTACCCACGAGCCTGTGGGTGTGGTGGCGCTGATCACACCCTGGAACTGGCCGATCAATCAGATCGTCTGCAAGGTCGCGCCGGCCCTCGCCGCCGGCTGCACCATGGTCCTCAAGCCGAGTGAAATCGCACCGATCAATGCCTTGCTGTTCGCTGAGGTCATGCATGAGGCCGGCGTGCCGGCGGGCGTTTTCAACCTGATCAACGGCGACGGCCCGACGGTGGGTGCTGCCCTGTCTGCACACCCACACGTGGACATGGTTTCGTTTACCGGTTCGACCCGCGCAGGGACGGAAATCGCGCGCCTGGCCGCACCGACCGTCAAGCGTGTGCATCAGGAATTGGGCGGAAAATCGGCCAACATCTTGCTCGACGATGTCGACCTGCAAGCGGCAGTGACCAACGGTGTAGACAGTTGCTTTGGCAATAGCGGGCAATCCTGCAATGCGCCTACGCGCATGCTGGTGCCCGTCGCGCTGCACGACCAGGCCGTGGACATCGCCCGTCGCGCCGCGCAAAAACATATCGTTGGCGCGCCCGATAAGGACGCCACGACCATGGGCCCGGTGATCAGTCAACGCCAATACGACAGCATCCAGCGAATGCTTGCCATCGGCATCGACGAAGGTGCACAACTGGTGTGCGGCGGTCCAGGTCGCCCCGATCACCTGCCCCAGGGTTACTACGTACAGCCGACGATCTTCGCCCAGGTCACCCAGGATATGACCATCGCCCGCGAAGAAATTTTCGGACCGGTGCTGGTCATCCAGGCCTACGAGGATGAAGCGCACGCAGTCCGCATGGCTAACGACAGCGTGTTCGGGCTGGCGGCTTACGTTCAATCGACGGACCAGGCGCGGGCCCGCGACGTTGCCCTGCAAATGCGTGCCGGCAGTGTGTACATCAACTATCCGAGTTGGGATTCCGGCGCGCCGTTTGGTGGCTACAAGCAATCGGGCAACGGCCGTGAGTACGCCGAATGGGGGCTGGAGGCGTTTCTGGAAGTGAAGGGAATTGTCGGTTGGGGAGCTTGA
- a CDS encoding Lrp/AsnC family transcriptional regulator → MDAATKLDRIDINILVQLQKDGRMTNVSLAEAVGLSPSPCLQRVKRLEAAGYISGYEAHVNLAKFANSVTVFTEMTLSDHKRADFVKFESSIRNIDEVLECHLISGGYDYLVRFLCSSIQHYQELMESILDKEIGIEKYFSYIVIKSPVVKSTVPLRSLVRAV, encoded by the coding sequence ATGGACGCTGCAACCAAGCTCGACCGTATCGACATCAACATCCTGGTCCAATTGCAGAAGGACGGGCGCATGACCAACGTCAGCCTCGCCGAAGCCGTTGGACTGTCGCCCAGCCCTTGCCTGCAACGTGTCAAACGCCTGGAGGCCGCCGGGTACATCAGCGGCTATGAAGCCCACGTCAATCTGGCCAAGTTCGCCAACTCGGTGACCGTGTTCACCGAAATGACCCTCTCGGATCACAAGCGTGCCGACTTCGTGAAGTTCGAATCGAGCATCCGCAACATCGACGAAGTGCTCGAGTGCCACTTGATCAGCGGCGGCTACGACTACCTGGTGCGCTTCCTGTGCAGCAGCATCCAGCACTATCAGGAGCTGATGGAATCGATCCTCGACAAGGAAATCGGCATCGAGAAGTACTTCAGCTACATCGTGATCAAATCGCCGGTGGTCAAGAGCACCGTGCCGTTGCGCAGCCTGGTTCGGGCGGTCTAA
- a CDS encoding LysR family transcriptional regulator codes for MSNLRRKVPSSSSLFVFEAAARCGSFTRAADELCVSQPAVSRMLSRLEEHLGVQLFERVHGGARLTESGSILYRRVQEGFSTIESAISEIEARATGIETVTLSVSTAFTTHWLMPRMSRFSQRFPTVDMRYQLMSGRIGGPLVDVDLGMRYLEAGSLKATDTLVIPEITLPVCNAQYLADVVQGKAKKQVPTLISMDNQDRGWAAAFETPGRADNALVFSDYAVVVQAALLGQGMALGWLNVVSNSLCKGELVPATDSFRVNSRRCCLVVPANRPVRPIVESVRDWIIEEMREDMLRIDALYPHLGLLAALESSH; via the coding sequence ATGTCTAATCTACGTCGCAAGGTTCCCAGTTCCAGCTCATTGTTCGTCTTCGAGGCGGCCGCTCGATGTGGCAGCTTCACCCGGGCGGCGGATGAACTGTGCGTCAGCCAACCGGCCGTGAGTCGCATGTTGTCGCGCCTGGAAGAGCACCTTGGCGTGCAGCTTTTCGAGCGTGTTCATGGTGGGGCGAGGCTGACGGAAAGCGGCAGCATTTTGTACCGTCGCGTGCAGGAAGGCTTCAGTACCATCGAGTCGGCAATCAGTGAAATCGAGGCACGGGCGACGGGCATCGAGACCGTGACGCTGTCGGTGTCGACGGCGTTCACCACCCATTGGCTGATGCCGCGCATGAGTCGTTTCAGCCAGCGATTCCCCACTGTCGACATGCGCTATCAATTGATGTCCGGTAGGATCGGCGGCCCCTTGGTGGACGTCGATCTGGGCATGCGTTACCTCGAGGCGGGCAGCCTGAAGGCCACGGATACACTGGTTATTCCAGAAATTACCCTGCCTGTGTGCAACGCCCAGTACCTGGCGGATGTCGTTCAGGGCAAGGCTAAAAAACAGGTGCCGACGCTGATCAGCATGGACAACCAGGACCGCGGCTGGGCCGCCGCTTTTGAAACGCCGGGACGCGCCGACAACGCGCTGGTGTTCTCCGATTATGCCGTGGTGGTACAGGCCGCCTTGTTGGGCCAGGGCATGGCGCTGGGATGGTTGAACGTGGTGTCGAACTCCTTATGCAAAGGCGAGCTGGTGCCGGCGACGGACTCTTTTCGGGTCAACTCCCGGCGTTGCTGCCTGGTCGTTCCGGCCAATCGTCCAGTGCGCCCGATCGTGGAAAGCGTGCGTGACTGGATCATCGAGGAGATGCGTGAGGACATGCTCAGGATCGACGCGCTTTACCCTCATCTGGGGCTGCTTGCCGCCCTGGAATCGAGCCATTGA
- a CDS encoding NAD(P)/FAD-dependent oxidoreductase: MTVQSLWAATAQPAPALQSLEGERQCDVVIIGAGYTGLSAAHHIARSGREPLIVEANTLAWGASGRNGGVVSPKFRVGFPTLMARFGRDTALQMYHTGYAAVDSLVEMVETLGLTGAELHLGGHIAAAHNVHALGALESTANWIKRETGGTSSRMISADQVREMTGSTIFAGGLLTPKAGGIHPLNYARGMARHLAGHSVKMFINSPAEQVRREGDRVIVQTPQGRVSAKQVIYATNGYSDQTRATDTLHRRLIPFRSAIIATESLPPHILATIMPGGQVCGDTKRMLRWFRVIGDRLIFGGRGAFGKGDSQSAFDALQRSMGDVFPILRDQPIAYRWSGLVAMTLDYLPHAGQLDERSYYAIGYNGGGVAMSTWMGKQLAAMTAGEKVELGLLAGEHFNPIPLHAFRAPGVRLAAGWQQFLDIIGR; the protein is encoded by the coding sequence ATGACTGTTCAGAGCTTATGGGCGGCCACCGCCCAACCGGCACCTGCGCTGCAATCCCTGGAAGGCGAGCGGCAGTGCGACGTGGTGATCATTGGTGCGGGTTACACCGGCCTCTCGGCAGCCCATCACATTGCCCGCAGTGGTCGCGAGCCCCTCATCGTCGAGGCCAATACCCTGGCCTGGGGCGCGAGCGGACGTAACGGCGGTGTGGTGTCACCGAAGTTCCGGGTGGGCTTTCCCACGCTCATGGCGCGCTTTGGTCGTGACACTGCGTTGCAGATGTACCACACCGGTTATGCCGCGGTGGACAGCCTGGTGGAGATGGTTGAAACCCTTGGCCTGACCGGGGCCGAGCTGCATCTGGGCGGGCACATCGCGGCGGCGCACAATGTCCACGCGCTGGGCGCGCTGGAGTCGACCGCGAACTGGATCAAGCGTGAAACCGGCGGTACGTCATCACGGATGATCTCGGCCGACCAGGTGCGGGAAATGACCGGCTCGACGATCTTCGCCGGCGGCCTGCTGACCCCCAAGGCCGGCGGTATCCACCCTTTGAACTACGCGCGCGGCATGGCCCGCCACTTGGCCGGCCATAGCGTGAAAATGTTCATCAACAGCCCGGCCGAGCAGGTCCGTCGCGAAGGCGATCGGGTGATCGTGCAGACGCCGCAAGGGCGGGTCAGTGCCAAGCAAGTGATCTACGCTACCAATGGTTATTCCGACCAGACCCGCGCCACCGATACGCTGCACCGACGCTTGATTCCTTTCCGCAGCGCGATCATCGCCACTGAGTCACTGCCACCGCACATCCTTGCCACAATCATGCCGGGTGGGCAGGTGTGTGGTGACACCAAGCGCATGTTGCGCTGGTTCCGCGTTATCGGTGATCGCTTGATTTTTGGTGGGCGGGGAGCGTTCGGCAAAGGCGATTCACAAAGCGCCTTCGATGCTTTGCAGCGCAGCATGGGCGACGTTTTCCCGATCCTGCGCGACCAGCCTATTGCTTATCGCTGGTCGGGCCTGGTGGCCATGACCTTGGATTATCTTCCCCATGCCGGCCAGCTCGATGAACGCAGCTACTACGCCATTGGCTACAACGGTGGCGGGGTCGCGATGTCGACCTGGATGGGCAAGCAACTGGCCGCCATGACGGCGGGCGAGAAGGTCGAGCTCGGTTTGCTCGCGGGCGAGCATTTCAACCCCATTCCTCTGCATGCCTTCCGCGCGCCGGGCGTTCGCCTGGCGGCGGGCTGGCAGCAATTTCTAGACATCATCGGCCGATGA
- a CDS encoding GMC family oxidoreductase: MIDYLILGGGSAGCVLAARLSEDPDKQVCLIEAGRDISLHTMPAEIRSRYPGRAYLDASNIWQRLTALMGQRAGATRRYEQARILGGGSAINALMTNRGAPADYDEWQALGAEGWSWNTCLPYFRKLENDTDFCGPQDQALHGRDGPVRIRRTPSERLSPFVKGVMKVLGGRGLEHKADQNGLWEEGVFVGAIGVSEQGERIPTSVCYLTDEVRKRQNLTLRTRCVVDRVLIEAGRATGARIIDSHGVVESLRAREVIVCAGAIHSPAVLLRSGIGPADDLTSLGIAPVVDRPGVGANLMEHPSIAVSALLNREGRTAFPEEHHEQAIVRFSSGLDDTVPCDMHGAILSRSGWHSIGYRLGTMFFWVNKSYSRGHLRLTSSDPHEEPHVRFDMLSDGRDLERLKQALRFGAQTLSAPALNRECSVVFPSSYSPRVARVAMPGWFNALQRGALSVLLDIAGPLRGLLIQGLVTQGVTLKKLLADDQALTEFVQRNVGGTWHPSGTCRMGRADDPLAVTTGDGRVIGVAGLRVCDASLMPSIPCANTNVPTLMITERMADLIKAEAKMSGSVATVAARL, translated from the coding sequence ATGATCGATTATTTGATTCTGGGCGGTGGTTCGGCCGGCTGCGTGCTGGCCGCCCGGCTCTCGGAGGACCCCGACAAACAGGTGTGTCTGATCGAGGCGGGGCGCGATATTTCCCTGCACACGATGCCCGCCGAGATACGTAGCCGTTACCCGGGGCGCGCCTATCTGGATGCCAGCAATATCTGGCAGCGCCTGACCGCGTTGATGGGCCAGCGTGCCGGTGCCACCCGGCGCTATGAGCAGGCGCGGATCCTCGGTGGGGGCTCGGCGATCAACGCCCTGATGACCAACCGTGGTGCGCCCGCCGACTATGACGAATGGCAGGCGCTGGGGGCCGAAGGTTGGAGCTGGAACACCTGCCTGCCGTACTTTCGCAAGCTGGAAAACGACACCGACTTTTGCGGGCCACAGGACCAGGCGCTGCATGGCCGCGACGGCCCGGTCAGGATCCGGCGTACGCCATCGGAGCGCCTTTCGCCTTTCGTCAAAGGTGTGATGAAGGTCCTGGGCGGGCGTGGCCTCGAGCACAAGGCCGATCAGAATGGGCTCTGGGAGGAGGGCGTGTTCGTGGGTGCCATTGGCGTCAGCGAGCAGGGCGAGCGAATCCCGACATCGGTGTGTTATCTGACCGATGAGGTGCGCAAACGCCAGAACCTGACCCTGCGCACCCGCTGCGTGGTGGATCGGGTGTTGATTGAGGCCGGTCGGGCGACAGGCGCCAGGATTATCGACAGTCATGGCGTCGTCGAGTCCTTGCGGGCGCGTGAAGTCATCGTCTGTGCCGGTGCGATCCACAGCCCTGCGGTGTTGCTACGCAGTGGGATTGGTCCGGCGGACGACCTGACTTCTCTGGGCATTGCCCCGGTGGTGGACCGGCCAGGGGTGGGGGCCAACCTGATGGAGCATCCTTCGATTGCGGTGTCTGCGCTGCTCAATCGCGAAGGCCGCACGGCGTTTCCCGAAGAGCACCATGAGCAGGCCATCGTGCGTTTTTCATCCGGGCTGGATGACACGGTGCCGTGTGATATGCATGGCGCAATCCTTTCTCGATCAGGCTGGCATTCGATCGGTTATCGACTGGGCACGATGTTTTTCTGGGTCAACAAATCCTATTCCCGTGGTCATCTGCGCCTGACATCCAGCGATCCCCATGAGGAACCGCACGTACGCTTCGACATGCTCAGCGATGGCCGCGACCTCGAACGTCTGAAGCAGGCATTGCGCTTCGGCGCCCAGACCTTGTCGGCGCCCGCCTTGAACCGGGAATGCAGTGTGGTGTTTCCATCGAGTTACTCACCACGAGTGGCCAGGGTCGCAATGCCGGGCTGGTTCAATGCACTGCAACGCGGCGCCTTGAGCGTGTTGCTGGATATCGCCGGGCCGTTGCGGGGCTTGCTGATTCAGGGCCTGGTGACTCAGGGGGTCACCCTGAAAAAGCTGCTCGCCGATGACCAGGCCCTGACCGAGTTCGTGCAGCGCAATGTCGGTGGCACCTGGCACCCGTCAGGCACTTGCCGCATGGGGCGCGCCGATGATCCGCTGGCAGTCACCACCGGTGATGGCCGCGTGATCGGTGTCGCCGGGTTGCGGGTGTGTGACGCTTCGCTGATGCCTTCGATTCCCTGCGCCAATACCAACGTCCCGACCCTGATGATCACCGAGCGCATGGCCGATCTGATCAAGGCTGAGGCAAAAATGTCAGGCAGTGTGGCCACGGTGGCGGCTCGACTGTAG
- a CDS encoding LysR family transcriptional regulator: MAMIDDLSFFQQVATRGSLTEVARHLGLSLPAVSKRLSQLEARLGVQLLQRTTRRLSLTPEGTLYLEGGRPILRQLEELESALNRRQPTLQGRLRINGTLGFGRQHLAPVVSSFARLHPELELSLELSSQPSSLLDDQFDMSVCMGEPPDSRLIAMRLLENPRILCASPQYLEAMPALSGVEDLVRHNCIVLRQFGSDYAIWRFSKDGQDYSHKVSGTLSSNDGEVALRLALDGHGLILRSRWNVQDHLESGRLRAVLSDYQAPRADIFVVYQHRRHTPQRISVFARYLAQELARRLPFAALK; this comes from the coding sequence ATGGCGATGATCGATGACTTGAGTTTCTTCCAGCAGGTGGCGACACGCGGCAGTCTCACCGAAGTGGCGCGGCACCTCGGCCTGTCGTTGCCAGCGGTGAGCAAACGCCTGAGCCAGCTTGAAGCGCGTCTGGGCGTGCAGTTGCTGCAGCGCACCACCCGGCGACTGTCGCTGACTCCGGAAGGGACCTTGTACCTGGAAGGAGGACGGCCGATCCTGCGGCAACTGGAAGAGCTGGAGAGTGCGCTCAATCGCCGACAGCCGACGTTGCAGGGACGCTTGCGGATCAACGGCACCCTGGGTTTCGGTCGACAACACCTGGCACCGGTGGTCTCCAGCTTTGCCCGATTGCACCCGGAGTTGGAGCTTTCCCTGGAGTTGTCCAGCCAGCCTTCGAGCTTGCTGGATGACCAGTTCGACATGAGCGTGTGCATGGGCGAGCCACCCGATTCGCGACTGATCGCTATGCGCCTGCTGGAAAACCCGCGCATTCTCTGTGCTTCCCCGCAATACCTTGAAGCTATGCCTGCTCTGTCAGGGGTGGAGGATCTGGTCCGGCATAACTGCATCGTGCTGCGTCAGTTCGGCAGTGATTACGCGATCTGGCGTTTCAGCAAGGATGGCCAGGATTACTCGCACAAGGTCAGCGGAACGCTGTCGAGCAACGATGGAGAAGTCGCGTTACGCCTGGCCCTGGACGGGCATGGACTGATCCTGCGTTCTCGCTGGAATGTTCAGGATCACCTTGAAAGCGGGCGCCTGCGGGCGGTTCTGAGCGATTACCAGGCGCCCAGGGCCGATATCTTCGTGGTCTATCAGCATCGCCGGCATACTCCGCAACGCATCTCGGTGTTCGCCCGTTACCTCGCGCAGGAGCTGGCCAGACGCTTGCCGTTCGCGGCGCTCAAGTAG
- a CDS encoding ABC transporter substrate-binding protein — MKTLSVAQAFGSVISLLSLSVACAMPAVAAEITFVSQGGAYQEAQTKAILDPAAKLLNITIKQDSAPDAWPMVKAQGEAKKPVWDVIDTPPSNCLRGGKEGLIEPLDLSKLPNVQNMPAAYRTPYSVAYEFYSSVIGYNKKNLKKVPQTWAEFWDVKNFPGVRALRNDPMSTLEAALLSDGVPRDKLYPLDVDRAYKRLEQIKPNIAVWWTSGGQSAQLLADGEVDMLMIWNGRASAVQKSNPDVAFTYNDGLLQNTQLCILKNAPNYAAAVKFLNEAVSPELQANLPLYIDYGPGNPAAFATGKITPERAKELPSSPDNAARQALMSEEWWASAEGIAAKDRWLKFVQ, encoded by the coding sequence ATGAAAACCTTGTCTGTTGCTCAAGCGTTCGGTTCCGTCATTTCCCTGTTGAGTCTTTCGGTGGCGTGCGCGATGCCCGCCGTGGCCGCGGAAATCACCTTTGTCTCCCAAGGCGGTGCTTACCAGGAGGCCCAGACCAAGGCCATTCTGGATCCGGCAGCCAAACTGCTGAACATTACCATCAAGCAGGACAGCGCCCCCGACGCCTGGCCGATGGTCAAGGCCCAGGGCGAAGCGAAAAAACCGGTCTGGGATGTGATCGATACACCACCCTCCAACTGCCTGCGCGGTGGCAAGGAAGGGCTTATCGAACCGCTGGACCTGAGCAAGCTGCCGAACGTACAGAACATGCCGGCGGCCTACCGCACTCCGTATTCGGTGGCCTACGAGTTCTACTCGTCGGTCATTGGCTACAACAAGAAAAACCTGAAGAAAGTGCCGCAGACCTGGGCCGAATTCTGGGACGTGAAGAACTTCCCCGGCGTGCGTGCCTTGCGTAACGATCCGATGAGCACCCTGGAGGCGGCGCTGCTGTCTGACGGCGTGCCCCGTGACAAGCTTTACCCGCTGGATGTCGACCGCGCCTACAAGCGTCTCGAGCAGATCAAGCCGAACATTGCCGTGTGGTGGACCTCGGGTGGTCAGTCGGCGCAACTGCTCGCCGATGGCGAAGTCGACATGCTGATGATCTGGAACGGTCGAGCCAGCGCCGTGCAAAAGAGTAATCCGGACGTGGCCTTCACCTACAACGACGGCCTGCTGCAAAACACCCAGTTGTGCATCCTGAAAAATGCCCCCAACTATGCGGCGGCTGTGAAGTTCCTCAACGAAGCGGTATCGCCTGAATTGCAAGCCAACCTGCCGCTCTACATTGACTACGGTCCAGGTAACCCGGCGGCGTTCGCCACGGGGAAAATTACCCCCGAGCGGGCCAAGGAACTGCCAAGCTCGCCGGATAACGCGGCCAGGCAAGCGCTGATGTCGGAAGAGTGGTGGGCCTCCGCTGAAGGGATTGCCGCCAAGGATCGCTGGCTCAAATTCGTTCAGTAA
- a CDS encoding cupin domain-containing protein, producing MPPILHYSHPYTDRQLPCAAFALQGDPLAAGRVINFHDPVQGYAAGSSVSTGANLLIEAFPWVELGVVEAGELRLQGEGFDLQLTAGDCFVVPRGLRVRWHHHGQLRRLFMVFPGLSASTQMPRLPIRIDLSQALAPASPPAASVLLTATPKAWSETLFSAGNLRVGLWQCEAYARKQVEPGYSELMFILEGSVTLRAEQGDSHHVRAGETVIVPQGATNAWVSEETVRKVFCILS from the coding sequence ATGCCACCGATTCTGCATTACTCCCACCCCTACACTGATCGTCAATTGCCCTGCGCCGCATTCGCCCTGCAGGGCGATCCGCTGGCGGCCGGGCGAGTCATCAACTTCCACGACCCCGTGCAGGGCTATGCCGCAGGCAGTAGTGTCAGCACCGGTGCGAACCTGTTGATCGAGGCGTTTCCCTGGGTTGAACTGGGTGTGGTTGAAGCCGGAGAACTGCGTTTGCAGGGTGAGGGTTTTGACCTGCAACTGACGGCAGGGGATTGCTTCGTCGTGCCTCGTGGACTCCGTGTGCGTTGGCACCATCACGGGCAATTGCGCCGGCTGTTCATGGTGTTTCCGGGGCTTTCAGCCTCCACGCAAATGCCCCGCCTTCCGATCAGGATCGACCTGTCCCAGGCGCTTGCACCGGCGAGTCCGCCGGCAGCCAGTGTGCTGTTGACCGCGACGCCCAAGGCCTGGAGCGAAACCCTGTTCAGCGCCGGCAACCTGCGTGTCGGGCTGTGGCAATGCGAGGCGTACGCGCGCAAGCAGGTCGAGCCGGGTTACAGCGAGCTGATGTTTATCCTTGAAGGCTCGGTGACGTTGCGGGCTGAACAGGGCGACAGCCATCATGTGCGGGCGGGAGAAACGGTGATCGTGCCCCAGGGCGCCACCAATGCGTGGGTCAGCGAAGAGACCGTACGCAAGGTGTTCTGCATCTTGTCGTGA